One genomic region from Streptomyces sp. NBC_01431 encodes:
- a CDS encoding condensation domain-containing protein translates to MLSSITGQYLARYQRLGAPDVAAGLLPVTGAQRRFLLVRSLDPAGRADIVPMFFAFPRGTVDQVRLRAAANHLAARHPALRSRPCVVRATPVLRPGPADVPLDQVACAPGEDAHDALRRTLAGWVADGPPLRLFLAQHGPDAEEVLAVVLDHTACDGHSLARIVEELGAAYRDGLGPQDVAPAEAAAELATYRDAVLRQLDAEERAGSPRALAYWGERLGAVRDRAPLPRTLPTAGELPTGATELILPSAPSGVAFPALLDACRAAAAVLYGTDAVSPIGYPWGGRPAGAEPVLGCFLNTVVFPADTSRAAAPDVTATEWWDDLDRADTPFDEVVRAARSGGAQWSGRLDGLLTVDDSRHRVPLRLGAVAGREVHIGGRQVRAPFAVSVTQGPELHLRMVWDRAVLDDRAAEDAFAALCGALPAEAPAH, encoded by the coding sequence GTGCTTTCCAGCATCACGGGCCAGTATCTGGCCCGCTATCAGCGCCTCGGCGCGCCAGACGTGGCGGCGGGTCTGCTGCCCGTCACCGGTGCCCAGCGGCGCTTCTTACTGGTGCGCTCCCTGGACCCCGCCGGCCGCGCCGACATCGTCCCGATGTTCTTCGCCTTCCCGCGCGGCACCGTCGACCAGGTACGGCTGCGCGCCGCCGCGAACCACCTGGCCGCCCGCCACCCCGCACTGCGCTCCCGGCCCTGTGTGGTGCGCGCCACCCCCGTCCTGCGGCCCGGACCGGCGGATGTGCCCTTGGACCAGGTGGCCTGCGCCCCTGGCGAGGATGCCCACGACGCGCTGCGCCGCACGCTGGCCGGCTGGGTCGCGGACGGTCCGCCGCTGCGCCTGTTCCTCGCCCAGCACGGCCCGGACGCCGAAGAGGTGCTCGCCGTCGTCCTGGACCACACCGCCTGCGACGGCCACTCGCTCGCCCGCATCGTCGAGGAGCTGGGCGCGGCCTACCGCGACGGCCTCGGCCCCCAGGACGTGGCGCCCGCCGAAGCAGCCGCGGAACTCGCCACCTACCGGGACGCGGTGCTGCGCCAGCTGGATGCCGAGGAACGCGCGGGCTCGCCCCGTGCACTGGCGTACTGGGGAGAGCGGCTGGGTGCCGTACGGGATCGGGCGCCGCTACCTCGAACGCTGCCCACAGCGGGCGAACTGCCCACCGGAGCAACTGAGTTGATACTGCCCTCAGCGCCGTCCGGCGTCGCCTTCCCGGCGTTGCTCGACGCCTGCCGGGCGGCTGCCGCGGTCCTGTACGGAACAGACGCGGTGTCACCCATCGGCTATCCGTGGGGCGGGCGTCCGGCGGGCGCCGAACCTGTGCTCGGCTGCTTCCTCAACACGGTGGTCTTCCCTGCCGACACGAGCCGTGCCGCGGCGCCCGATGTGACGGCCACCGAGTGGTGGGACGACCTGGACCGGGCCGACACCCCCTTCGACGAAGTGGTGCGGGCCGCCCGTTCGGGCGGGGCCCAGTGGTCCGGCAGGCTCGACGGCCTGCTCACCGTGGACGACTCCCGCCACCGTGTCCCGCTGAGGCTCGGCGCCGTGGCGGGCCGCGAAGTGCACATCGGCGGCCGACAGGTACGGGCCCCCTTCGCCGTCTCCGTCACCCAGGGCCCCGAACTCCACCTCCGCATGGTGTGGGACCGAGCCGTCCTCGACGACCGAGCGGCCGAGGACGCCTTCGCGGCCCTGTGCGGAGCACTGCCCGCCGAAGCCCCGGCCCACTGA